A single genomic interval of Flavihumibacter rivuli harbors:
- a CDS encoding aminotransferase class I/II-fold pyridoxal phosphate-dependent enzyme — translation MADVFEKLVKDGGPIGQHMKRAHGYFAFPKLEGELGSRMFFRGKERIVWSLNNYLGLANHPEVRKADTEAAAKWGMGYPMGARMMSGNSVYHEQLERVLAAFVKKEDAMLLNFGYQGIMSCIDALVNRRDVIVYDAECHACIVDGIRMHMGYSYVYKHNDIEDCEKQLQRAEKMVEKTGGGILLITEGVYGMSGDQGKLKEIVDLKKKYQFRILIDDAHGFGAMGPTGAGTDEAQGCQDGIDLYFSTFVKSMGSIGAFIAGPKDVLSYLRYNTRSQIFAKSLPMIIVEGMLKRMEMLQTMPELRERLWHVTNTLQNGLRERGFDLGKTNTMVTPIYMKGDVPEATAMVLDLRENYNIFCSIVVYPVIPKGQIIYRLIPTAVHTDEDIALTLKAFTETKAKLDAGAYKVAEIPDMAEAM, via the coding sequence ATGGCAGATGTTTTCGAAAAGCTGGTGAAAGACGGAGGTCCGATTGGTCAGCACATGAAACGTGCGCACGGTTACTTTGCCTTCCCGAAACTGGAAGGGGAACTGGGTAGCAGGATGTTCTTCAGGGGAAAGGAAAGGATCGTTTGGAGCCTTAACAATTACCTTGGACTGGCCAACCACCCGGAAGTACGCAAGGCTGATACTGAAGCCGCCGCCAAATGGGGCATGGGATATCCCATGGGAGCCCGTATGATGAGTGGCAACAGTGTGTATCACGAACAACTGGAAAGGGTACTCGCAGCTTTTGTGAAGAAAGAAGACGCCATGTTACTGAACTTCGGCTACCAGGGCATCATGAGCTGTATCGATGCATTGGTTAACCGCAGGGACGTTATCGTGTATGATGCTGAGTGCCATGCCTGTATCGTGGATGGCATCCGCATGCATATGGGTTACAGCTACGTGTACAAACACAACGATATAGAAGACTGTGAAAAGCAATTGCAACGCGCCGAGAAAATGGTTGAAAAGACCGGTGGCGGCATCCTGCTGATTACTGAAGGGGTGTATGGCATGAGTGGCGACCAGGGCAAATTGAAGGAGATCGTTGATTTAAAGAAGAAATACCAGTTCCGAATCCTTATTGACGACGCCCATGGATTTGGGGCAATGGGTCCAACCGGAGCCGGCACAGACGAAGCACAGGGATGCCAGGATGGAATTGACCTCTATTTCTCCACCTTCGTTAAATCGATGGGTAGCATCGGCGCCTTTATCGCCGGTCCCAAGGATGTGTTATCCTACCTTCGTTACAACACCCGTTCGCAGATATTTGCCAAGAGCCTGCCCATGATCATCGTTGAGGGCATGCTGAAAAGGATGGAAATGCTGCAAACCATGCCCGAACTGAGAGAACGCCTCTGGCATGTTACCAACACCTTGCAGAATGGCCTGCGCGAAAGGGGATTCGATCTCGGCAAGACCAATACAATGGTTACCCCCATCTACATGAAAGGGGATGTACCTGAAGCAACCGCCATGGTACTTGACCTCAGGGAGAACTACAATATTTTCTGTTCAATAGTGGTATACCCGGTAATTCCAAAGGGACAGATCATTTACCGTTTGATCCCAACCGCTGTACACACCGATGAGGACATTGCATTAACCCTGAAGGCCTTTACCGAAACCAAGGCCAAACTGGATGCAGGAGCCTATAAGGTTGCAGAAATACCCGATATGGCAGAAGCCATGTAA
- the pafA gene encoding alkaline phosphatase PafA: MIRSSLICLLLIMGVVAHSQKAGEVARPKLVVGLVVDQMRWDFLYRYSDRYLPNGGFKRILGQGFSCENTMIPYAPTVTACGHTAIYTGSVPGVHGITGNAWYDSNLDRAVYCTEDRTVKTVGSTTAAGEMSPRNMFVTTVGDELRLATNFRSKVIGIAIKDRGGILPAGHSANGAYWYDNKTGVWITSTYYRNDLPAWLDKYNQKKEPDQFYKEGWNTLYPINTYTQSAPDVQPYEAKPFGATSPGFPYVLSGMIGKNYNVINVTPFGNTMTLNVAREALKGEELGKDEVTDFLAVSLSSPDYVGHSFGPNSIEIEDTYLRLDKDLGDFLDFLDQNVGKGQYLFFLSADHGVAHIPGFLKANKIPAGTVDDAAMLEEMNVQLKQKFGQDDLVVSMFNYQVHLNHRVMDSLKMDKEKISKEVVRYLQKKESVARAFELDELMETPLPAKLREMLASGYYPSRSGDIQIILKPQYIDGWDVGTTHGLWNPYDAHIPLVWYGWGIKPGKSNTEVYMTDIAPTISALLHIQMPSGSVGKPITEITNK, from the coding sequence ATGATTCGCTCTAGTTTGATATGCTTGCTATTGATAATGGGTGTAGTTGCCCATAGCCAGAAAGCGGGTGAGGTGGCCCGGCCTAAACTAGTTGTAGGCCTTGTGGTAGACCAGATGAGGTGGGACTTCCTGTACCGATACAGTGACCGGTACCTCCCTAATGGAGGCTTCAAGAGGATCCTTGGGCAGGGATTTTCCTGCGAGAATACCATGATCCCCTATGCGCCAACAGTGACCGCCTGCGGGCACACTGCTATTTACACTGGTTCGGTTCCCGGCGTGCATGGCATAACAGGTAATGCCTGGTACGATTCTAACCTTGACAGGGCTGTTTATTGTACCGAAGACCGGACAGTAAAGACGGTAGGAAGTACAACCGCCGCAGGTGAGATGAGCCCAAGGAATATGTTTGTAACCACTGTTGGCGATGAACTCCGCCTTGCCACCAATTTCAGGAGTAAGGTGATCGGTATTGCCATAAAGGATCGAGGCGGTATCCTGCCTGCCGGGCATTCAGCAAACGGAGCATATTGGTACGATAATAAGACCGGTGTTTGGATCACTTCCACTTATTACCGGAACGACCTTCCTGCATGGTTGGATAAGTATAACCAGAAAAAAGAGCCTGACCAGTTTTACAAAGAAGGGTGGAATACACTGTATCCTATTAATACCTATACACAAAGTGCTCCCGATGTGCAGCCCTATGAGGCCAAGCCATTTGGCGCCACCTCCCCCGGGTTCCCTTATGTGTTATCTGGCATGATAGGTAAGAACTACAATGTCATTAATGTAACCCCCTTTGGCAACACCATGACCCTTAATGTGGCCAGGGAGGCCTTGAAGGGCGAAGAATTGGGTAAGGATGAAGTAACCGATTTCCTTGCTGTAAGCCTTTCCAGTCCTGATTATGTTGGCCATAGCTTTGGACCGAATTCCATTGAGATTGAAGATACTTACCTAAGGCTCGATAAGGACCTGGGCGATTTCCTTGATTTCCTCGACCAGAATGTTGGCAAGGGGCAGTACCTTTTCTTCCTTTCTGCTGATCATGGCGTAGCGCATATACCTGGTTTCCTGAAAGCCAATAAGATCCCTGCTGGTACGGTAGATGACGCTGCCATGCTGGAAGAAATGAATGTACAGTTGAAGCAGAAATTTGGTCAAGATGACCTTGTGGTAAGCATGTTTAATTACCAGGTTCACCTGAACCATAGGGTGATGGATAGCCTGAAGATGGATAAGGAGAAGATCAGTAAGGAAGTAGTGCGCTATCTCCAAAAGAAGGAAAGTGTTGCCAGGGCCTTTGAATTGGATGAGTTAATGGAAACCCCCTTGCCTGCGAAGCTTAGGGAAATGCTGGCAAGCGGATATTATCCCTCCAGGAGTGGGGACATCCAGATCATCCTGAAGCCCCAGTATATTGATGGTTGGGATGTTGGTACCACCCACGGTTTGTGGAACCCTTACGACGCCCATATACCTTTGGTGTGGTATGGTTGGGGCATTAAGCCCGGTAAGTCCAATACTGAAGTGTATATGACCGATATCGCCCCAACTATTTCAGCATTATTGCATATCCAGATGCCCAGTGGTTCTGTGGGTAAGCCCATTACCGAGATCACCAATAAATAA
- the fbaA gene encoding class II fructose-bisphosphate aldolase — MKKYSAGVLFGEELEALYKDAKANQFALPAVNTIGTDSINATLETAAKVNSPVIVQFSNGGAQFIAGKGMPNDNLQANIAGAISGALHIHNVAKYYGVPVVLHTDHAAHKWLPWISALIDAGQEFHKEKGRPLFSSHMLDLSEESLEENIQTSVAFFKRMQPLGMGIEIELGVTGGEEDGVDNSGVENDKLYTQPQHVAYAYEELGKVGNLFTVAAAFGNVHGVYSPGNVELRPEILHNSQVFIQEQYKTGEKPVYFVFHGGSGSPKEQIREAIGYGVIKMNIDTDLQWAFWEGVLGYYQKHEAYLQGQLGNPEGADKPNKKYYDPRVWLRKGQDSFVKRLEEAFTDLNCINRNA; from the coding sequence ATGAAAAAGTACAGCGCCGGCGTATTATTCGGCGAAGAATTAGAAGCCCTATATAAGGACGCCAAAGCCAACCAATTTGCATTGCCAGCCGTGAACACCATCGGCACAGACTCCATTAACGCGACCCTTGAAACAGCAGCAAAGGTTAACTCACCTGTAATTGTGCAGTTCTCTAATGGAGGCGCCCAGTTCATTGCAGGTAAGGGAATGCCCAACGATAACCTCCAGGCAAATATTGCCGGTGCCATCTCAGGCGCACTGCATATCCATAACGTAGCCAAATACTATGGTGTACCCGTGGTACTGCATACTGACCACGCAGCCCACAAATGGTTGCCCTGGATCAGCGCACTGATCGATGCCGGCCAGGAATTCCATAAGGAAAAAGGACGCCCCCTGTTCAGTTCACACATGCTCGACCTGTCTGAAGAATCCCTGGAAGAAAATATCCAGACTTCTGTAGCATTCTTCAAAAGGATGCAACCACTTGGTATGGGTATCGAGATCGAACTCGGTGTTACCGGTGGTGAAGAAGATGGTGTTGACAATAGCGGCGTAGAAAACGATAAGCTTTACACGCAACCCCAACACGTTGCCTATGCCTACGAAGAGCTTGGTAAAGTGGGCAACCTGTTCACCGTAGCGGCAGCCTTCGGTAACGTACACGGTGTGTACAGCCCTGGTAATGTAGAATTGCGTCCAGAGATCCTGCACAATAGCCAGGTATTCATCCAGGAACAATATAAGACCGGTGAAAAGCCAGTATACTTTGTATTCCATGGTGGAAGCGGCTCCCCTAAAGAGCAGATCCGCGAGGCCATCGGTTATGGTGTGATCAAAATGAATATTGACACCGACCTGCAATGGGCCTTCTGGGAAGGGGTACTGGGTTATTATCAAAAGCATGAAGCCTACCTGCAAGGCCAACTCGGCAACCCCGAAGGAGCAGATAAGCCCAACAAGAAATACTATGACCCACGCGTATGGTTGAGGAAAGGCCAGGACAGCTTCGTGAAGCGCCTGGAAGAAGCCTTCACCGACCTGAACTGCATCAACAGGAATGCCTAA
- a CDS encoding M16 family metallopeptidase: protein MTRLVKFLFKFSAKFLAFILLLSANLGLAQPSPNDVIAIDSVVRIGKLPNGLTYYIRTNKWPEKKVELRLVLNAGSINEDPDQLGLAHMCEHMAFNGTKNFRKNDIVSYLQDIGVGFGNDLNAYTSFDETVYILPIPTDKPGNLEKGFQILEDWAHQVSYLDEDIETERGVILEESRLGKGAQDRMFRKIYPRLFAGSKYADRLPIGSDSIIRTFKPDVIRRFYRDWYRPDLMAVIVVGDIEENKALDLIRKHFSALENPQEARTRRTEMIPSYSKPEAMVVTDKEATGFSVVVNYPIKNVTPIQTFGDYRKALVRQLYTSMLNQRLQELTQLPEPPFVGAGASFGGFVRDHENFRAFVSVGSGDVRKGLTALMNELERANRFGFTLSELERSKKSILNSLERNFNNRDKTESEDFADEYAGNFLTKEPIPGIAREFEYTRTVLPGITLEEVNEVSNEIRNEENRFVYATGPELGPGSQLVKNDELLATMKASKLAQLTPYQEKEVVSTLLAEPPKPGKIVSRSVDKAMGTTTVVLSNGVKVTLKSTDFKNDQVLLSATRPGGKNGYSLADKYNAEYAIPVVTSMGVGKFTPVELRKVLSGKSVSVSPSIGDITDGFRGNSGKKDIETLLQLVYLYVTSPRKDTGLFSSFIQRSKQQYAAIGANPQTAFVDTLFRVLYNDNPLAPIAVPKPSYFEQLNLDRCLAIYKEHIGDASGMHFVLVGSLQFDSIMPMLETYLGSLPVSKQKFMWKDNKVRPVTGKKMLTVNKGKEKKSLILGFFNGEVAYKEDLELKAAAISEILNIRIIEELREKIQGIYGGGMFSSVDRYPYGNYSFVLQLPCGPEKVDTLLAAARHEIDLLKVTGPGEEYLNKVKKQWLEKYRTGIKENQTWLNQITEQIAVGSSPARFLDYEKYVNALTVQDIKTAAQLFFNGKNEFIAVLMPEKE from the coding sequence ATGACCAGACTAGTAAAGTTCCTTTTCAAGTTTTCTGCAAAATTCCTGGCCTTTATCCTCCTGCTCTCAGCAAACCTTGGCCTGGCCCAACCATCACCAAATGATGTAATTGCGATTGATTCAGTAGTCAGGATCGGGAAATTACCCAATGGCCTAACCTATTATATCAGGACCAATAAGTGGCCGGAAAAGAAAGTAGAACTAAGGCTTGTCCTAAACGCCGGGTCGATCAATGAAGATCCTGATCAACTTGGACTTGCCCATATGTGTGAGCACATGGCCTTTAATGGCACAAAAAACTTCCGGAAAAATGATATCGTGTCCTATTTACAGGATATTGGTGTGGGATTTGGAAATGACCTGAATGCCTATACCAGTTTTGATGAAACGGTCTATATCCTTCCTATCCCTACAGACAAACCCGGGAACCTGGAGAAAGGCTTCCAGATATTGGAAGATTGGGCGCACCAGGTGAGTTACCTGGATGAGGATATTGAAACCGAAAGGGGAGTGATACTTGAAGAAAGCCGCCTTGGGAAAGGGGCGCAGGATAGGATGTTCAGGAAGATCTACCCAAGGCTTTTTGCAGGGTCAAAGTACGCCGATCGTTTGCCAATTGGGTCAGATAGTATCATCAGGACCTTTAAGCCAGATGTGATCAGGCGGTTTTACCGGGATTGGTATCGGCCAGACTTGATGGCAGTTATCGTAGTAGGTGATATTGAGGAGAATAAGGCGCTTGACCTTATCCGTAAGCATTTCTCTGCTTTGGAGAATCCCCAGGAAGCCCGAACCAGGAGAACAGAAATGATTCCTTCCTATTCAAAACCGGAAGCTATGGTGGTTACCGATAAGGAAGCGACTGGTTTTTCTGTTGTGGTCAATTATCCCATCAAGAATGTTACACCAATCCAAACTTTTGGGGACTACCGTAAGGCATTGGTCAGGCAATTGTATACTTCTATGTTGAACCAGAGGTTGCAGGAACTGACCCAATTACCCGAGCCTCCATTTGTTGGTGCTGGGGCCAGTTTTGGTGGTTTCGTCCGTGACCATGAGAATTTCCGGGCATTTGTTTCAGTGGGTTCTGGTGATGTGCGTAAGGGACTAACCGCTTTAATGAATGAATTGGAAAGGGCTAATCGTTTTGGCTTTACACTATCAGAATTGGAAAGGAGTAAAAAGTCGATCCTGAATAGCTTGGAACGCAATTTCAACAACAGGGACAAAACAGAATCTGAAGATTTCGCTGATGAATATGCCGGTAATTTCCTTACTAAGGAACCCATTCCGGGTATTGCCAGGGAGTTCGAATACACCAGGACGGTATTGCCTGGTATTACGCTGGAAGAAGTGAATGAAGTGTCCAATGAAATCAGGAATGAGGAGAACAGGTTTGTATATGCAACCGGTCCTGAGTTGGGACCAGGAAGCCAGTTGGTGAAGAATGATGAGTTGCTGGCAACAATGAAAGCCAGCAAACTTGCCCAGCTAACTCCATACCAGGAAAAAGAAGTTGTATCGACACTTTTAGCTGAGCCACCCAAACCAGGTAAAATAGTTAGCCGAAGTGTTGACAAAGCCATGGGAACCACTACTGTGGTATTGAGTAATGGTGTTAAAGTAACCTTGAAATCAACGGATTTTAAGAATGACCAGGTATTGTTATCAGCAACCCGTCCCGGAGGGAAGAATGGCTACAGCCTTGCTGATAAGTACAATGCGGAGTATGCGATACCGGTTGTTACCTCAATGGGCGTTGGAAAATTCACACCTGTTGAATTGCGAAAAGTCTTGTCTGGTAAATCCGTATCTGTGTCTCCATCCATAGGTGATATCACTGATGGGTTCCGCGGCAACTCGGGAAAGAAGGATATTGAAACCTTACTGCAGTTGGTTTACCTATATGTTACCTCACCAAGAAAGGATACTGGCTTGTTTAGTTCCTTCATCCAACGCAGCAAACAACAGTATGCGGCGATTGGCGCCAATCCACAGACGGCTTTTGTGGATACCCTTTTCCGCGTTCTGTATAATGATAATCCTTTAGCGCCGATAGCAGTTCCAAAGCCATCCTATTTTGAGCAGTTGAACCTCGACAGGTGTCTTGCCATCTATAAAGAACATATTGGGGATGCTTCAGGTATGCATTTTGTTTTGGTAGGAAGTTTACAGTTTGATTCAATTATGCCAATGCTGGAGACTTACCTGGGAAGTTTACCAGTCAGCAAGCAGAAGTTCATGTGGAAGGATAATAAAGTGCGCCCTGTTACAGGAAAGAAAATGCTAACGGTCAATAAAGGCAAGGAGAAAAAGAGCCTGATCCTTGGGTTCTTCAATGGCGAGGTGGCTTATAAGGAGGACCTGGAGTTGAAAGCAGCTGCCATAAGTGAGATATTGAACATCAGAATCATTGAGGAATTGCGTGAGAAGATTCAGGGGATATATGGTGGCGGCATGTTCAGTAGTGTTGATAGATATCCCTATGGTAATTACTCATTCGTTTTGCAGTTGCCTTGTGGTCCGGAAAAGGTGGATACCTTATTGGCGGCTGCCCGTCATGAAATAGACCTATTGAAGGTAACTGGCCCCGGGGAAGAATATTTGAATAAGGTGAAGAAACAGTGGTTGGAGAAGTACAGGACAGGTATAAAGGAAAACCAGACCTGGCTGAACCAGATCACAGAGCAGATAGCAGTAGGGAGTTCACCTGCGAGATTCCTGGATTATGAAAAATATGTCAATGCACTAACAGTGCAGGATATCAAAACTGCGGCACAGTTATTCTTCAATGGGAAGAATGAGTTCATTGCAGTGTTGATGCCGGAGAAGGAATAA
- a CDS encoding class I fructose-bisphosphate aldolase yields the protein MPEKKIVELLGERAEYLLSHQCQTLDKSQFTLPSPSHVEEVWVNSNRNNQVLRSMQQLLGHGRLANTGYCSIFPVDQGIEHSGGSAFAPNPMYFDPENIIKLAIEGGCSGVASTYGVLGLMSRKYAHRIPFIVKINHNEFLSYPNRFDQTMFGTVKSAWNMGAVAVGATIYWGSAESTRQLKEVAEAFEYAHELGMATILWCYTRNNAFKVDGVDYHTSADLTGQANHLGVTLQADIIKQKLPTNNGGYLATKHGKTSKLVYEKLTTDHPIDLCRYQLANCYMGKVGLINSGGESKGASDMAEAVETAVINKRAGGMGLILGRKAFQRPFKEGVEMLNIIQDVYLDNSITVA from the coding sequence ATGCCAGAAAAAAAGATCGTTGAGCTATTAGGCGAAAGGGCCGAATACCTGCTCAGCCACCAATGCCAAACATTGGACAAGTCCCAATTCACACTACCTTCCCCCTCGCATGTTGAAGAAGTCTGGGTAAACAGCAACCGCAACAACCAGGTACTCAGGAGCATGCAGCAGTTATTAGGCCATGGACGTCTGGCCAATACAGGTTACTGCTCCATCTTCCCGGTTGACCAGGGAATCGAACACAGCGGTGGATCAGCGTTTGCCCCCAACCCAATGTACTTCGACCCGGAGAACATCATCAAACTTGCTATAGAAGGTGGCTGCAGTGGCGTGGCTTCTACCTATGGGGTGCTGGGATTGATGAGCCGTAAATACGCCCACCGGATCCCCTTCATTGTTAAGATCAACCACAATGAATTCCTAAGCTATCCTAACCGCTTCGACCAAACCATGTTTGGTACAGTAAAAAGCGCCTGGAATATGGGTGCCGTGGCTGTAGGTGCCACTATTTATTGGGGAAGTGCAGAAAGTACCCGTCAGTTGAAAGAAGTGGCAGAGGCATTCGAATATGCCCATGAACTGGGAATGGCTACCATCCTCTGGTGCTATACCCGTAATAATGCCTTCAAGGTTGATGGAGTGGATTACCACACTTCCGCAGACCTTACCGGTCAGGCCAATCACCTTGGAGTGACCTTACAGGCCGATATCATCAAACAAAAACTTCCTACCAATAACGGAGGCTACCTGGCCACCAAACATGGCAAGACCAGCAAACTGGTTTATGAGAAATTGACCACGGACCACCCGATCGATCTTTGCAGGTACCAGTTGGCCAATTGCTATATGGGCAAAGTCGGACTGATCAATAGTGGGGGGGAAAGCAAAGGAGCCAGCGATATGGCAGAAGCCGTAGAAACTGCCGTGATCAACAAGCGCGCTGGTGGCATGGGCCTAATCCTGGGAAGGAAAGCGTTCCAAAGGCCTTTCAAGGAAGGCGTGGAAATGCTCAATATCATCCAGGATGTCTATCTGGATAACAGTATTACCGTTGCCTGA